The genomic segment AATATCGTATCAAAGGAATCAACGGTTCAAGAGTTTCCAAGCTCATCAAGAAATATCCTGAATGTTGAGAACAGTATAGTTGGACGTGACGATCAAAGGGAACGGTTGTTAAATGATATGACTATAGACTTCTCTGGTGAACCCAAAGTCATCCCGATTGTCGGGATTGGAGGCATAGGTAAAACAACCTTAGTGAAAGAAGTTTACAATCATAAATCAATTCTATGTCGTTTTGAAATTCATGCCTGGGCTACTGTATCTCAACAGCACAACAGAAAGGAAATTTTGCTGGGCCTTTTGCGATCGACGATCAAAATGGATGACACCGTTGAGATGAAAGGTGAAGCAGAGCTAGCAGACATGCTGCAGAAAAGCTTAAAGAAAAAGAGGTACTTAATTGTCTTGGATGATATCTGGAGTTGTGAAGTGTGGGATGGCGTGAGACGATGCTTTCCAGCTGAAGACAATGTAGGGAGTCGAATACTGTTGACTACCCGTAACAATGAAGTAGGTTGTTATGCTGATACAGAGAATCTTTCTTTGCGGATGAGCTTcatggatcaagacaagagttgGAGTCTTTTCAAAAGCGCAGCATTTTCAAGTGAAGCATTACCATATGAGTTCGAGACTGCTGGAAAGCAAATCGCAGATGAATGTCACGGGTTACCACTAACTATTGTCGTGGTTGCTGGACTTCTCAAATTGAGAAGGGCAATAGAAGATTGGGAAAGTGTAGCTAAAGATGTCAAGTCATTTCTCACAAATGATCTTGATGAACAATGTTCACGTGTGCTTGGGTTGAGTTACAATCACTTGACTAGCGATCTAAAAACATGTCTTCAGCATTTCGGAATTTTTCCAGAAGACAGTGAGATACCAGTGAAG from the Capsicum annuum cultivar UCD-10X-F1 chromosome 9, UCD10Xv1.1, whole genome shotgun sequence genome contains:
- the LOC107840732 gene encoding LOW QUALITY PROTEIN: putative late blight resistance protein homolog R1A-10 (The sequence of the model RefSeq protein was modified relative to this genomic sequence to represent the inferred CDS: inserted 2 bases in 1 codon), producing the protein MAHASVASLMRTVKSLLKSNSPMQSLTCDHGEEFSALHEKISSLEVTVKNFEKNNVSGEMKDLEVEVKEVANIVEQTIQLSVTEVVLANDENLRKKAQERLSDSLKQVAEDIDRIXRESTNIVSKESTVQEFPSSSRNILNVENSIVGRDDQRERLLNDMTIDFSGEPKVIPIVGIGGIGKTTLVKEVYNHKSILCRFEIHAWATVSQQHNRKEILLGLLRSTIKMDDTVEMKGEAELADMLQKSLKKKRYLIVLDDIWSCEVWDGVRRCFPAEDNVGSRILLTTRNNEVGCYADTENLSLRMSFMDQDKSWSLFKSAAFSSEALPYEFETAGKQIADECHGLPLTIVVVAGLLKLRRAIEDWESVAKDVKSFLTNDLDEQCSRVLGLSYNHLTSDLKTCLQHFGIFPEDSEIPVKKLMRSWMAEGFLKLENDLEGEAEKCLQELVDRCLVLVCKKSLDGTKIRSCKVHDLIYDLCVREIQRGNVFIMNDIVLDSMHEKQPFMRVIGDEIYDCYFGFFKVLLTPVHRQLRDHDNNNLLKRTRSIFSFQFEDSSFPRVLKLELIHFKLLSLGVETHGD